From a region of the Rhodothermus profundi genome:
- a CDS encoding 6-pyruvoyl trahydropterin synthase family protein: MKIAKQFRFEAAHRLPWHPGACRHLHGHSYRLTVGLEGTPDARGILVDFQDLKRLLNPLIESWDHATLVASDDTALQEALDVLGSRYVVLPFDSTAENLCTYVADYLIREAGEWLRARGVRRLWVRLAETETSFAETECALVSDVRPQPATHAETH, encoded by the coding sequence ATGAAAATTGCCAAGCAGTTTCGGTTTGAGGCCGCGCACCGACTCCCCTGGCATCCGGGCGCCTGTCGCCACTTGCATGGTCATTCGTACCGGCTGACCGTCGGGCTTGAAGGCACGCCCGATGCCCGAGGCATCCTGGTGGACTTCCAGGATCTAAAACGCCTGCTTAATCCGCTGATAGAAAGCTGGGATCATGCTACCCTGGTAGCCTCGGACGACACAGCCCTTCAGGAAGCTTTAGACGTGCTGGGATCACGCTACGTCGTCCTACCTTTTGACTCAACCGCTGAGAACCTCTGCACCTATGTGGCCGACTATCTGATCCGTGAAGCCGGCGAGTGGCTGCGGGCGCGAGGTGTCCGGCGGCTATGGGTGCGTCTGGCCGAAACCGAAACGTCGTTTGCAGAAACCGAATGTGCACTGGTGTCCGATGTCCGTCCCCAACCTGCTACCCACGCTGAAACCCACTGA
- the queF gene encoding preQ(1) synthase, whose translation MTEQERQRLAEKLAALREEALAHTEQALTYMARFGIRPEGRIQPFLPPESRQQHIDRLPYEHRVRQVVVYETEPGEFSAVCPFSGLPDYGVLRIEYVPGSWILELKSLKYYLVSWRNIGAAQEDLTAIIYQDLMRHLEDPEYLRVTTVYNVRGGIRTTCTIDSREQGR comes from the coding sequence ATGACCGAGCAAGAACGTCAGCGGCTGGCCGAAAAACTGGCGGCGCTTCGCGAAGAAGCCCTGGCGCACACCGAACAGGCGCTGACCTACATGGCACGCTTTGGCATTCGGCCAGAAGGACGCATTCAGCCATTTTTGCCGCCGGAGTCTCGCCAGCAACATATTGACCGGCTCCCTTATGAGCACAGGGTGCGCCAGGTCGTCGTCTATGAAACTGAGCCCGGCGAGTTTTCAGCGGTCTGTCCTTTTTCGGGATTACCGGACTATGGCGTGCTGCGCATTGAGTACGTGCCCGGTAGCTGGATTCTGGAACTCAAAAGTCTCAAGTACTACCTGGTATCCTGGCGGAATATTGGAGCAGCTCAGGAAGATCTAACGGCGATCATTTATCAGGACTTGATGCGTCATCTGGAGGATCCGGAGTACCTGCGGGTAACCACAGTGTACAACGTGCGGGGAGGTATTCGAACAACCTGTACGATTGATAGTCGTGAGCAGGGCCGTTAA
- the queC gene encoding 7-cyano-7-deazaguanine synthase QueC, protein MSVPNLLPTLKPTEQGDTALVLLSGGQDSTTCLYWALHYFSRVEAIGFHYGQRHAIELQQAQKIAEQAGVPFTVLDLRGLLRGSALTEHDQDVSAAHPLAPHLPASFVPGRNALFLTLAASYGFTRGIHDLVGGMCQTDYSGYPDCRRAFIDAMEKALSLALDTTLRIHTPLMHLTKAETWRLARELGILDVIIELTHTDYHGNRSERHEWGYGRLDNPASILRARGYEEAKARGWLD, encoded by the coding sequence ATGTCCGTCCCCAACCTGCTACCCACGCTGAAACCCACTGAGCAGGGCGACACGGCCCTGGTATTGCTCTCAGGCGGGCAGGACTCCACCACCTGCCTCTACTGGGCCCTTCACTACTTCTCCCGCGTCGAAGCTATTGGCTTCCACTACGGTCAGCGGCACGCCATTGAGCTGCAGCAAGCCCAGAAAATTGCAGAGCAGGCCGGGGTTCCATTCACCGTACTGGACCTGCGCGGCCTGTTGCGCGGCAGCGCCCTGACTGAGCACGATCAGGACGTCTCGGCAGCCCATCCGCTGGCCCCTCACCTGCCTGCTTCGTTCGTGCCCGGCCGTAACGCCCTGTTCCTGACGCTGGCAGCCAGTTACGGCTTCACACGTGGCATTCATGACCTGGTCGGGGGTATGTGCCAGACCGACTATTCAGGTTATCCCGACTGCCGCCGCGCTTTTATCGACGCCATGGAAAAGGCACTTTCGCTCGCACTCGACACAACCCTCCGCATCCACACGCCCCTCATGCACCTGACCAAAGCTGAAACCTGGCGCCTGGCTCGTGAACTGGGTATTCTGGACGTGATCATTGAGCTGACTCACACCGACTACCACGGCAACCGCTCCGAGCGCCACGAGTGGGGCTATGGCCGCCTCGACAACCCGGCTTCAATCCTCCGGGCTCGCGGCTATGAGGAAGCTAAAGCACGCGGCTGGCTCGATTGA
- a CDS encoding 7-carboxy-7-deazaguanine synthase QueE: MPTYRVKAIWKTLQGEGFFAGRPAVFVRFVGCNLWSGQERDRERDAQRTGADCPRWCDTDFRKAGSRPYTADELVAALQEVGGPIRFCVLTGGEPLLQLDASLMHALQAAGYFVAIETNGTVSLRQACTDPETGQLVAPDWIVCSPKLPEDRLALEYFDELKLIVPDYRPEQYARFARRARPHRVGGRRIPLLWLQPEDGPRLAEAQRCAVELALAHPEWRVSVQIHKVLGVD, translated from the coding sequence ATGCCTACCTACCGCGTCAAAGCAATCTGGAAGACCCTTCAGGGCGAAGGCTTTTTTGCCGGACGCCCGGCCGTCTTTGTGCGCTTTGTAGGCTGCAACCTGTGGTCAGGACAGGAACGCGACCGAGAACGCGACGCTCAACGCACCGGCGCCGACTGCCCCCGCTGGTGCGACACAGACTTCCGTAAAGCGGGAAGCCGCCCGTACACCGCCGACGAACTGGTAGCAGCCCTCCAGGAAGTTGGCGGACCGATCCGCTTCTGCGTGCTGACCGGTGGGGAACCTTTGCTCCAACTGGATGCCTCCCTGATGCACGCATTGCAGGCAGCCGGCTACTTTGTGGCCATTGAGACAAACGGAACGGTTAGCCTGCGCCAGGCCTGCACCGATCCCGAAACAGGACAACTCGTAGCCCCTGACTGGATTGTGTGCAGCCCCAAATTGCCCGAAGACCGACTTGCGCTGGAATACTTTGATGAGTTAAAGCTGATCGTGCCCGACTACCGTCCAGAACAATACGCCCGCTTCGCCCGTCGGGCACGCCCGCATCGCGTGGGAGGCCGTCGCATTCCGTTGCTCTGGCTTCAGCCGGAAGACGGCCCTCGCCTGGCCGAAGCGCAGCGCTGCGCCGTCGAGCTGGCCCTCGCCCATCCTGAATGGCGCGTCTCTGTCCAGATCCACAAAGTGCTCGGAGTAGACTAA